From the Arthrobacter sp. PM3 genome, one window contains:
- a CDS encoding beta-ketoacyl-ACP synthase III produces the protein MSVPTLKQAPVQENTRILGVGAYRPSVIVTNEDVCQWIDSSDEWIRQRTGIITRHRAPADVSVIDMAEAAGREALRKAGIEASQLGAVIVSTVTHPYATPSAAASLADRIGATPAPAFDISAACAGYCYGIAQGDALVRSGAADYVLVVGAEKLSDVIDNTERTISFLLGDGAGAVVIGPSDTPGIGPSVWGSDGSKWDAIGMTHSMLDIRELALTGKHGAAVSDEEAAVTDASLWPTLRQDGQTVFRWAVWEMAKVAQQALDAAGVRAEDLAAFIPHQANMRIIDEMAKKLKLPETVKIARDIADAGNTSAASIPLATHRLLEENPELSGGLALQIGFGAGLVFGAQVVVLP, from the coding sequence ATGAGCGTTCCCACTCTGAAGCAGGCGCCCGTGCAGGAAAACACCCGCATCCTGGGTGTCGGCGCCTACCGGCCCAGCGTGATCGTGACCAACGAGGACGTGTGCCAGTGGATCGACTCGTCGGATGAATGGATCCGCCAGCGCACCGGCATCATCACCCGGCACCGCGCCCCCGCCGATGTCAGCGTGATCGACATGGCCGAGGCCGCCGGCCGTGAGGCGCTCCGGAAGGCCGGCATCGAAGCCTCCCAGCTCGGCGCGGTGATCGTTTCGACGGTCACCCATCCTTACGCCACCCCGTCCGCCGCCGCGAGCCTCGCCGACCGCATCGGCGCGACACCGGCCCCCGCGTTCGACATCTCCGCCGCGTGCGCCGGCTACTGCTATGGCATCGCGCAGGGTGACGCCCTGGTGCGTTCCGGCGCGGCCGACTACGTCCTGGTCGTGGGCGCCGAAAAGCTCTCCGACGTCATCGACAACACGGAACGGACCATCTCCTTCCTGCTGGGCGACGGCGCCGGTGCCGTCGTGATCGGCCCCTCGGATACGCCCGGAATCGGCCCGTCGGTCTGGGGTTCGGACGGCAGCAAGTGGGATGCCATCGGCATGACCCACTCGATGCTGGACATCCGCGAGCTCGCCCTGACCGGCAAGCACGGTGCCGCCGTGAGCGACGAGGAAGCCGCCGTGACCGACGCGTCGCTGTGGCCCACGCTGCGCCAGGACGGCCAGACGGTCTTCCGTTGGGCCGTGTGGGAAATGGCGAAGGTGGCCCAGCAGGCCCTCGACGCCGCCGGCGTCCGGGCCGAGGACCTCGCCGCCTTCATCCCGCACCAGGCCAACATGCGGATCATCGACGAGATGGCCAAGAAGCTCAAGCTGCCCGAGACCGTCAAGATCGCCCGCGACATCGCCGACGCCGGAAACACCTCAGCGGCGTCCATCCCCCTGGCCACCCACCGCCTGCTCGAGGAAAACCCCGAGCTCAGCGGCGGGCTGGCGCTGCAGATCGGCTTCGGAGCCGGACTGGTGTTCGGCGCCCAAGTGGTCGTGCTTCCTTAG